The following proteins are co-located in the Leucoraja erinacea ecotype New England chromosome 4, Leri_hhj_1, whole genome shotgun sequence genome:
- the cfap418 gene encoding cilia- and flagella-associated protein 418 isoform X1, with product MAAMTDDLDQLLDEVEMRFCSSGPAAGGSLEGAAGAGGSDKEVKTRSPTVPSVDDEDEDDDDDDDEEEDDLNDLIKDIFQDDPTVLDLSKSSGRAVTNCAAHQANGRKCSPVYLGGSSAPHGLGTNTSHRTCDQLRCTTCDFRVIAIDDCEWNKSCDYFFFRNSMPDVSKLKVKALSKKGARAYACQCSWRSVHTLTDIREEQHLRWVCGKH from the exons ATGGCGGCCATGACGGATGACCTGGACCAGCTGCTGgacgaggtggagatgcgcttcTGCAGCAGCGGCCCGGCGGCCGGGGGCAGCCTGGAGGGAGCGGCCGGAGCCGGGGGCTCGGACAAGGAGGTGAAAACCAG ATCACCCACAGTCCCATCAGTTGACGATGaagatgaagatgatgatgatgatgatgatgaagaggaAGATGATTTAAATGACCTTATTAAAGATATTTTCCAAGATGATCCAACTGTATTGGACCTTTCT AAGTCAAGTGGAAGAGCAGTAACAAATTGTGCAGCTCATCAGGCCAATGGTAGAAA ATGTTCTCCAGTTTATCTTGGTGGCAGTTCTGCACCCCACGGACTGGGAACAAATACTTCTCACAG aACATGTGATCAGCTGCGATGTACTACTTGCGACTTTCGGGTAATTGCCATTGATGATTGTGAATGGAACAAGTCTTGCGACTACTTTTTTTTCAG AAACAGCATGCCCGACGTAAGTAAACTGAAAGTAAAGGCACTGAGCAAGAAAGGGGCCCGAGCATACGCCTGCCAGTGCAGCTGGAGGTCCGTCCACACTCTGACCGATATCAGGGAAGAACAGCATCTTCGATGGGTCTGTGGCAAACACTAA
- the cfap418 gene encoding cilia- and flagella-associated protein 418 isoform X2: MTWTSCWTRWRCASAAAARRPGAAWRERPEPGARTRRSPTVPSVDDEDEDDDDDDDEEEDDLNDLIKDIFQDDPTVLDLSKSSGRAVTNCAAHQANGRKCSPVYLGGSSAPHGLGTNTSHRTCDQLRCTTCDFRVIAIDDCEWNKSCDYFFFRNSMPDVSKLKVKALSKKGARAYACQCSWRSVHTLTDIREEQHLRWVCGKH; encoded by the exons ATGACCTGGACCAGCTGCTGgacgaggtggagatgcgcttcTGCAGCAGCGGCCCGGCGGCCGGGGGCAGCCTGGAGGGAGCGGCCGGAGCCGGGGGCTCGGACAAGGAG ATCACCCACAGTCCCATCAGTTGACGATGaagatgaagatgatgatgatgatgatgatgaagaggaAGATGATTTAAATGACCTTATTAAAGATATTTTCCAAGATGATCCAACTGTATTGGACCTTTCT AAGTCAAGTGGAAGAGCAGTAACAAATTGTGCAGCTCATCAGGCCAATGGTAGAAA ATGTTCTCCAGTTTATCTTGGTGGCAGTTCTGCACCCCACGGACTGGGAACAAATACTTCTCACAG aACATGTGATCAGCTGCGATGTACTACTTGCGACTTTCGGGTAATTGCCATTGATGATTGTGAATGGAACAAGTCTTGCGACTACTTTTTTTTCAG AAACAGCATGCCCGACGTAAGTAAACTGAAAGTAAAGGCACTGAGCAAGAAAGGGGCCCGAGCATACGCCTGCCAGTGCAGCTGGAGGTCCGTCCACACTCTGACCGATATCAGGGAAGAACAGCATCTTCGATGGGTCTGTGGCAAACACTAA